CTCCAAGCGTTTCAACGCCTCCGCCGAACGCATCGAAAAGCTGGTGCGCTCGCACAAATCGCTGCTGGCCAATGCATCGCACGAGCTGCGCTCGCCGCTCACCCGCATCCGCATGGGCCTGGAACTGATGGGCGAGCACCCGAGCCCCGCGGCGCGCGACGAGATCTCGCGCAACATCGGCGAGCTCGACCAGCTCATCGACGAGATTCTGCTGGCCAGCCGGCTCGACGCCAGCGAGGCCGACGTGGGCACCATCGAGGCGGTCGACCTGACCGGGCTTGCGGCCGAGGAGTGTTCGCAGGTGAATGCCGAGCTCGACCTGGAGGAAGGCACCGACAACGCGAAGCTCACGGTGCCCGGCGTGTCGCGCCTGCTGCGCCGCGCCATCCGCAATCTGCTCGAGAACGCCCGCCGGTATGGCGCAGGCGAAATTTCGGTCGAACTGGGCAGTGCCGACGGCTTCGCCACCGTGCGCGTGAACGACCGCGGACCCGGCGTGCCGACCGCCTTGCGCGATCGCATCTTCGAGCCCTTCTACCGGCTGCCCGGCGCCAGCGAACGCAACGGCGGCGTCGGCCTGGGGCTGGCACTGGTGAAGTCGATTGCCGAGCGCCACGGCGGCAGCGTGCGCTGCGAAGAACGGCCCGGCGGCGGCGCGAGCTTCGTCATTCGCCTACCCACGGCCAATCACAGCTGACGGGGGCGCGGGCCGGCAGTCAGGTTGGGCCGCCGCGGCCGCACCTAAAATCCCGCCCCTATGCAGAGATCGCACATCGTCAGGCCCGCGGCCATGTTCTGGGGGCTGGTGGTGTTCATGCCCGTCGGCGTCACCTACCTTTCGGCCCTGCTGTTGCTCGCGACCATGGGGCTCGCCGGCGGGTACCGCGAGCGCTACGCGCGGCTGCGCGCCAACCCGCTGTGGTGGCCGCTGGTGGCGTACCTGGCCTGGACTTTCATCGTGCTGGCCGTCGGGCCGCACTACCCGGAAACGGGCTCGAACCTGTTCCATGGCCTGCGCATCGGCATCACGATACTGATGGCGCTGGCCCTCTCGCGCGAGGAAGCGATCTGGGCGCTGCGCGGCTTCCTGCTGATCGCGGCGCTGAATATCGTGCTGATCGTGGCCTTCTACGCCATCGGTTTTCCGATCTGGTCGCCGCTGCGCGCGGTGATGATGGAAGTCGGCAACAAGTCGATCAGCAACGCGCTGCTGTTCAGCGTGGTGGCCTCCACGGCCGCCGTGTGGGGCATTGCGCAGATCGCCGCGCACAGGCCGCTGCGCGCCATGCCGGCCTTCGTGCTGGTGCTCGGCCTGGGTCTGGTGGTGGCGCTGCCGCTGACTTCGCGCACCTCGGTGCTCGCGCTGATGCTGGTGATTCCGGTGATGTGCATCCACCAGTGGCGCAATCACCTGAAGATGCTCGTCAGCGCGCTGGTGCTGGGCGCCGTGGTGCTGGGTGCCGCGCTCTACCAGTTGCCGCAGCTCCAGCACAAGGTCGAGACCGGCGTGCAGGAAATCGAAGAGGCGCAGGCCGGTGCCATCTTCAAGGGCAGCTGGGTCATCCGCTACTACATGTACCGCGACACCGGCCTCATGATCGCCGACCGCCCGCTCATGGGCTGGGGCATCGGCGGCTGGACCGAGCAGTGGCACAAGCGCGGCCCGGCGCTCTTCGCCGAGTCGAACATGCCGCACAACGACTTCCTTTGGGTCGGCGCGCAGGGCGGGCTGCCGGCCTTGCTGAGCCTGCTGGTCATCATGGTTGGCGCGGTCTGGCAGGCATGGAAGCGGCCAGACATCGCGGGCCGCTACGCATTGGCCGCCACGCTGATCGCGTTGATCGCGTCGAGCGTGAACTCGGCCATGCGCGATGCGCAGATCGGCCTGGCGCTGCTGTGGATTGCGA
The Variovorax paradoxus genome window above contains:
- a CDS encoding ATP-binding protein — translated: MLRSLYSRHLYVRIWLAVVGGVVILTLMANWIVREAAEAERERLAPVPRNVVVLDAQDRTIGSGTALRVPGQGLEFDVTLSDGKAITLRVAPRERPSGTGGFAPWRTPFGLGWMIALVGIAVALGVYPIVRRLTQRLEALQRGVQRWGDGDLSVRVTEEGQDEVADLSKRFNASAERIEKLVRSHKSLLANASHELRSPLTRIRMGLELMGEHPSPAARDEISRNIGELDQLIDEILLASRLDASEADVGTIEAVDLTGLAAEECSQVNAELDLEEGTDNAKLTVPGVSRLLRRAIRNLLENARRYGAGEISVELGSADGFATVRVNDRGPGVPTALRDRIFEPFYRLPGASERNGGVGLGLALVKSIAERHGGSVRCEERPGGGASFVIRLPTANHS
- a CDS encoding O-antigen ligase family protein, coding for MQRSHIVRPAAMFWGLVVFMPVGVTYLSALLLLATMGLAGGYRERYARLRANPLWWPLVAYLAWTFIVLAVGPHYPETGSNLFHGLRIGITILMALALSREEAIWALRGFLLIAALNIVLIVAFYAIGFPIWSPLRAVMMEVGNKSISNALLFSVVASTAAVWGIAQIAAHRPLRAMPAFVLVLGLGLVVALPLTSRTSVLALMLVIPVMCIHQWRNHLKMLVSALVLGAVVLGAALYQLPQLQHKVETGVQEIEEAQAGAIFKGSWVIRYYMYRDTGLMIADRPLMGWGIGGWTEQWHKRGPALFAESNMPHNDFLWVGAQGGLPALLSLLVIMVGAVWQAWKRPDIAGRYALAATLIALIASSVNSAMRDAQIGLALLWIAMVYLRLALETQDAQPWRDLWPGRRIAAEPGAPAAG